One window of Sulfuricaulis sp. genomic DNA carries:
- the rpsB gene encoding 30S ribosomal protein S2 → MSNVTMRQMLEAGVHFGHQTRFWHPKMRPYIFGERNRIHIINLEKTLPLFNEAMGYLTKLAGNGGTIMFVGTKRQATDIIGEEAARCGSPYVNHRWLGGMLTNYRTVKKSIERLKMLESILADDTSRLKLSKKELLDLDRERVKLEKSLGGIKEMSGLPDAVFVVDVGHEYIAVSEAKKLNIPVVGVVDSNCKPDGVDYVIPGNDDALRAIQLYARAAADAILVGREQHQVAIVSGDDEFVEVKEEPAKIKIVAKKKVAAPQEVATEEVTTVEAVEKPAVKPKRVVRAKPKSGGHTKKEDLPGKQDE, encoded by the coding sequence ATGAGCAATGTCACCATGCGCCAGATGCTGGAGGCCGGCGTGCATTTCGGCCACCAGACACGATTCTGGCACCCCAAGATGCGCCCCTATATTTTCGGCGAGCGCAACCGTATCCACATCATCAACCTGGAAAAGACCCTGCCGCTGTTCAACGAGGCGATGGGGTACCTGACCAAGCTCGCCGGTAACGGTGGCACCATCATGTTTGTCGGCACCAAGCGTCAGGCGACCGACATCATCGGTGAGGAGGCGGCCCGCTGTGGCAGCCCCTATGTGAACCATCGCTGGCTGGGCGGGATGCTGACCAATTACCGCACCGTGAAAAAATCCATCGAGCGTCTGAAAATGCTCGAATCGATACTGGCGGACGACACCAGCCGCCTGAAACTTTCTAAAAAGGAATTACTCGATCTCGATCGCGAGCGCGTCAAGCTTGAAAAGAGTCTGGGCGGTATCAAGGAAATGTCCGGACTGCCTGACGCTGTATTCGTTGTCGATGTGGGTCACGAATACATAGCCGTTTCTGAAGCGAAGAAGCTGAACATTCCCGTTGTGGGAGTGGTCGATTCCAACTGCAAGCCCGATGGCGTGGACTATGTCATCCCCGGAAACGATGACGCCCTTCGCGCCATCCAGCTTTACGCTCGCGCGGCGGCGGACGCCATTCTCGTCGGTCGTGAGCAGCATCAGGTGGCGATTGTGTCGGGTGACGATGAGTTCGTCGAAGTGAAAGAAGAACCGGCCAAGATCAAGATTGTCGCCAAGAAAAAGGTGGCAGCTCCGCAAGAAGTCGCGACGGAAGAGGTGACAACGGTTGAAGCCGTTGAAAAACCGGCGGTCAAACCGAAGCGCGTCGTGCGTGCCAAGCCCAAAAGCGGAGGGCACACGAAAAAAGAGGACCTCCCTGGCAAGCAGGACGAATAA
- the map gene encoding type I methionyl aminopeptidase: MPVTIKTPAEIEKMRVAGRLAAEVLRMIRPHVQAGITTGELDQLCHDYIVNVQHAVPAPLNYKGFPRSICTSVNHQVCHGIPGDKILKKGDIVNIDITVIKDGYHGDTSKMFFVGEPSVQARRLVQITHECMVKGIEMVQRGTRLGDIGHAIQQHAEAHGFSIVREYCGHGIGREFHEDPQVLHYGQPETGMALEPGMTFTIEPMINAGRKEVKLLPDNWTVVTRDHSLSAQWEHTVLVTDTGYEVLTLVPGDSL, encoded by the coding sequence ATGCCCGTCACCATCAAAACCCCCGCAGAAATCGAAAAAATGCGCGTCGCCGGCCGTCTCGCCGCCGAGGTGCTGCGCATGATACGACCGCACGTTCAGGCGGGAATCACGACCGGCGAGCTCGACCAGCTCTGCCACGATTACATCGTCAACGTGCAGCATGCGGTCCCGGCACCACTCAACTACAAGGGCTTCCCGCGCTCCATCTGTACCTCGGTGAATCACCAGGTATGTCATGGCATCCCGGGCGACAAAATACTCAAAAAAGGCGACATTGTTAACATCGACATTACCGTCATCAAGGACGGCTATCACGGTGACACCAGCAAAATGTTTTTTGTGGGCGAGCCTTCCGTGCAGGCCAGGCGCCTGGTGCAGATCACGCACGAATGCATGGTGAAGGGCATAGAAATGGTTCAGCGGGGAACACGTCTCGGTGATATCGGCCACGCCATTCAGCAGCACGCTGAAGCGCATGGATTCTCGATCGTGCGCGAATATTGTGGGCACGGTATCGGGCGCGAATTCCACGAAGATCCACAGGTGTTGCACTACGGGCAGCCGGAAACAGGAATGGCGCTGGAGCCCGGCATGACCTTTACCATTGAACCCATGATCAATGCCGGCAGGAAAGAAGTAAAACTTCTGCCCGACAACTGGACCGTGGTCACGCGCGACCATTCGCTATCCGCACAATGGGAACACACCGTGCTGGTCACGGACACAGGCTACGAAGTACTCACGCTCGTTCCCGGAGACAGCCTATGA